A single genomic interval of Chitinophaga sp. 180180018-3 harbors:
- a CDS encoding TonB-dependent receptor, producing the protein MRLALFFAFLSTSMASAAHIDGQSMNKVRVDINARELPMKKVLQMIEKQSDFSIGYDLSAIPADSKISYTASGKTVAMVLKDLLSSFPVDIVQVSDKYLLIQPNGQQQNIRISGRVTDNRTKEPLPGVSISIKGTSAGTQTDVDGRFSLGFPANKEEVTLVVYFLGFKKTEQLLKKGNSSDIAIQLDEDRLGLDEVVVTGQGADISRRRLSSNIVSIGARDIEDAPAARLDQLLQSRLPNAQIKLTGGQAGATSLIRARGVNSAFINSTPIIYVDGVRMDNLNTVSALGGGSAQGAAVSAIADIPMDNIDKIEYINGGAATTLYGSDAANGVIQIFTKKNGAGTTAVNAETQMGVEVPTTDFLHFKRTKELLMQNGLYQKHHIGVNGGQDNFGYSFSGNYLNAQGTEIFNQNRNRKIDFSTGFRAGLGTKVTYESSFTYVNNKYKRNRNGNQGGYTGLWFTESGASSITGPRFNPDIDNLSDADFQKMKAYVREAERLQDNDITVNRFQTSQSFKYRPLKNLVFKATGGIDYRVQKNQVITTNQYLTATSGNQIRNQGSIANNDRKYLGITLELNGQHEWKTGQFSFVTTAGTQFFRNEDQQIAYTGNNIRDGARNIKEAATKTSDEFYLEVVNYGIYLQENIGFKNKLFLDLGIRGDGNPAFGRNIGIQYYPKVGFSYIPSAEPWFEGVSHVVSSAKLRGGFGIAGNLPPAFSNERTIASLGYNNDLAAFFGQPGNDNLKPEKTRTLEAALDLGFIKDHLLLSAGYYNAVTTDALFYVPPTPSTGQSVSQLYNVGKILNRGWEFSITAIPVETKNFSLRLNASLNTLFNNVESAGGVAPFNLNGFSARTIQTVVQEGNPVGFLRGYYGVFGPDGVLKTSTAQQNLGTTIPNLFGSLGLNIRYKQFTFFANGDYQKGAYANSFDRQFRFYYGVDNEGVPQGEIDKNKRSNWLNFTNMFTEKTDYIKIRLIGCSYNWKPGMFNKVIKSATVGFSAVNPLNFASSSFDPEATISGSAQGQGGATTGGISYATYSAPRQFLGTLRLNF; encoded by the coding sequence ATGAGACTAGCACTCTTTTTCGCATTCCTTTCCACCTCTATGGCTTCGGCGGCTCATATCGACGGGCAGTCGATGAACAAAGTCAGAGTGGATATTAATGCCAGGGAATTACCCATGAAAAAGGTATTGCAGATGATCGAGAAGCAATCTGATTTCAGCATCGGGTACGATCTCAGCGCTATTCCGGCCGATAGTAAGATCAGCTATACGGCTTCCGGAAAAACAGTAGCTATGGTACTGAAAGACCTGTTAAGTTCTTTCCCTGTTGATATTGTACAGGTGAGCGACAAATACCTGCTGATACAGCCCAATGGGCAGCAGCAGAACATCAGGATCTCCGGCCGGGTAACCGATAACAGAACCAAAGAACCTTTGCCGGGCGTGAGTATCAGCATCAAGGGTACTTCCGCCGGCACCCAAACAGATGTGGATGGCCGGTTTTCGCTGGGATTTCCCGCTAATAAGGAAGAAGTGACGTTGGTAGTATATTTCCTGGGATTTAAAAAAACAGAGCAGCTGTTGAAAAAAGGTAACAGTAGCGACATCGCTATACAACTCGATGAAGACAGGCTTGGGCTCGATGAAGTGGTGGTGACAGGGCAGGGCGCCGATATCTCCCGTCGCCGCCTGTCGTCCAATATCGTGAGCATCGGCGCCCGGGATATTGAAGATGCCCCTGCAGCACGACTCGATCAGCTGCTGCAATCGCGCTTACCCAATGCGCAGATCAAGCTCACGGGTGGCCAGGCGGGTGCCACTTCTCTCATCCGTGCGCGGGGTGTTAACTCTGCGTTTATAAACTCTACGCCGATCATTTACGTAGACGGGGTAAGGATGGATAACCTCAACACCGTTTCTGCATTAGGCGGCGGAAGTGCACAGGGCGCGGCTGTCAGCGCTATTGCCGATATCCCGATGGATAATATCGATAAGATAGAATACATCAACGGTGGTGCTGCTACTACGCTCTACGGTTCGGATGCTGCCAATGGGGTGATCCAGATTTTTACAAAGAAAAACGGAGCCGGTACTACTGCTGTTAACGCGGAAACTCAAATGGGAGTGGAAGTACCCACTACCGATTTCCTTCACTTCAAGCGTACCAAAGAACTGTTGATGCAGAATGGGCTCTATCAGAAACATCATATAGGTGTTAACGGTGGTCAGGATAATTTCGGATATAGTTTCTCCGGTAATTATCTTAATGCACAGGGTACAGAGATATTTAATCAGAACAGGAACCGCAAAATCGATTTCAGCACGGGTTTCCGGGCAGGGCTTGGCACAAAGGTAACTTACGAAAGCTCTTTCACCTACGTCAACAATAAATACAAACGTAACCGCAATGGTAACCAGGGCGGCTATACGGGGTTATGGTTTACAGAAAGCGGCGCTTCTTCCATCACCGGACCAAGATTCAATCCTGATATCGATAACCTGTCCGACGCCGATTTTCAGAAAATGAAAGCTTATGTACGTGAGGCAGAACGCCTGCAGGATAACGATATTACAGTTAACAGGTTCCAGACCTCACAGTCGTTCAAATACCGCCCGTTGAAAAACCTGGTATTCAAAGCCACCGGAGGGATCGACTATCGCGTGCAGAAAAACCAGGTGATCACTACCAATCAGTACCTGACTGCTACCAGCGGCAACCAGATCAGGAACCAGGGTAGCATCGCAAACAACGACCGTAAATACCTGGGCATTACGCTCGAATTAAACGGACAGCATGAGTGGAAAACAGGCCAGTTCTCATTTGTGACCACGGCAGGTACGCAGTTCTTCCGCAATGAAGATCAGCAGATCGCCTACACCGGAAACAATATCCGCGATGGCGCCCGCAATATTAAAGAAGCTGCTACCAAAACAAGTGATGAGTTCTATCTCGAAGTAGTCAATTATGGCATATACCTCCAGGAAAATATCGGGTTTAAAAATAAACTGTTCCTGGATCTGGGTATACGTGGTGATGGTAATCCGGCATTTGGCCGCAACATTGGTATTCAGTACTACCCGAAAGTTGGCTTTTCTTATATCCCCAGCGCAGAGCCCTGGTTCGAAGGTGTGTCGCATGTGGTGTCGTCCGCTAAACTGCGCGGCGGATTTGGTATTGCCGGTAATTTGCCTCCCGCTTTTTCTAATGAAAGAACGATTGCATCGTTGGGCTATAACAACGACCTGGCCGCATTTTTCGGACAACCGGGAAATGATAACCTAAAGCCGGAAAAAACACGTACGCTGGAAGCCGCACTGGACTTAGGGTTTATTAAAGACCACCTGTTGCTCTCTGCCGGGTATTATAACGCCGTCACTACCGATGCACTCTTTTATGTGCCGCCGACACCCTCTACCGGTCAATCGGTATCACAATTGTACAACGTTGGCAAGATCCTTAACCGGGGCTGGGAATTCAGTATCACGGCCATTCCGGTGGAAACAAAAAATTTCTCATTGCGATTGAATGCTTCCCTGAATACACTCTTTAATAACGTTGAAAGTGCAGGAGGTGTGGCGCCTTTCAATCTCAATGGTTTCAGCGCCAGAACAATCCAGACGGTGGTGCAGGAAGGTAATCCTGTTGGGTTCCTGCGCGGATACTACGGTGTATTCGGTCCGGATGGCGTGTTGAAAACTTCCACGGCACAACAGAACCTGGGTACTACTATCCCCAATCTGTTCGGTAGCCTGGGACTGAATATCCGTTACAAACAGTTCACCTTCTTCGCTAACGGCGACTATCAGAAAGGCGCTTATGCCAACTCATTCGATCGTCAGTTCCGCTTCTACTATGGCGTGGATAACGAAGGTGTTCCTCAGGGAGAAATCGATAAGAACAAACGCAGCAACTGGTTGAACTTTACCAATATGTTCACGGAAAAAACAGATTATATCAAGATCCGCCTGATCGGATGCAGCTATAACTGGAAACCAGGAATGTTCAACAAAGTGATCAAGTCGGCCACTGTTGGATTCTCTGCCGTGAATCCGCTCAACTTCGCATCTTCTTCCTTTGATCCGGAAGCCACCATCAGCGGCAGTGCCCAGGGCCAGGGCGGCGCTACCACAGGCGGCATTTCCTATGCTACTTATTCTGCACCCCGGCAGTTCTTAGGCACCTTACGTTTAAATTTCTAA
- a CDS encoding sigma-70 family RNA polymerase sigma factor, giving the protein MEKLSDHGLLLLIRKGNHAAFTVLVNRYWEEMYTYVRGRIKQGVDAQDIVQDIFISCWNNRERLYAAENGRFTAYLYQAARYAIIDYFSKPGITVYNDILLEAAESRQMENNSEARIYLKELEQHLRQEVEQLPERLKIPYLLSREANLSMKDIARKMSLSEQTVKNNITLALHILRTRLHENEHYLGVLMLLLAIPSYNELIIP; this is encoded by the coding sequence ATGGAAAAGCTATCGGACCACGGGTTGTTGCTACTGATTCGGAAGGGAAATCATGCTGCTTTCACTGTACTGGTAAACAGGTATTGGGAAGAGATGTATACTTATGTCAGGGGCCGGATAAAGCAGGGAGTGGATGCGCAGGATATTGTACAGGATATTTTTATTAGTTGCTGGAACAACCGGGAACGGCTATACGCCGCCGAAAACGGCCGGTTTACTGCTTATCTTTATCAGGCGGCCCGCTATGCAATTATAGATTACTTTTCGAAACCTGGTATTACTGTTTACAATGATATTTTGCTGGAAGCAGCAGAAAGCAGGCAGATGGAGAATAATTCCGAAGCGAGGATATACCTGAAAGAGCTGGAACAACACTTGCGCCAGGAGGTAGAGCAGCTGCCGGAACGATTGAAGATTCCTTATTTACTTAGCAGGGAAGCGAATCTCAGCATGAAAGATATAGCGAGGAAAATGTCGCTTTCCGAACAGACTGTAAAAAACAATATTACCCTCGCCCTTCATATCTTACGGACGCGCCTGCACGAAAATGAACATTATCTGGGAGTATTGATGCTGTTGCTGGCTATACCGTCTTACAATGAGTTAATAATTCCATAA
- a CDS encoding glycoside hydrolase family 27 protein: MKDFKQRTGILLLLLPFFLLSGTAFGQKNDFHSWAPTPPMGWNSWDCFGPTVTEAEVKANADYMARYMKPYGWNYIVVDIRWYVANDKAHGYNEDNPACNMDDYGRFLPAENRFPSAAGGKGFKPLADYLHAKGLKFGIHIMRGIPVAAVKKNTPVKGTDVKAADIYSPADQCKWLHDMYTIVPGKPGAQEYYNSLFELYASWGLDFVKVDDLSAPIYFDQEIEMIRRAIDGCGRKIVLSTSPGETPLAHAGHVQQHANMWRTVDDFWDSWEPLKAHFDVFERWNKWRAFGAYPDGDMLPLGRIGIRAERGDPRMTRFTRNEQYTLMTLWAIFRSPLMFGGNLPDNDSFTLQLLTNKEVLKVLNYSTNNRPLFNKPDKAAWTADEPGTTAHYLALFNLQEQASPVAVTLSELGISGQCRIIDLWTNKTVGRFSGEFAPAIGPHGAGLYKVVPAR, encoded by the coding sequence ATGAAAGATTTTAAACAACGAACAGGTATCCTCTTATTGCTACTGCCTTTTTTCCTGCTATCCGGCACCGCATTTGGGCAGAAGAATGATTTTCACAGCTGGGCCCCCACACCTCCCATGGGATGGAACAGCTGGGATTGTTTCGGCCCTACGGTAACAGAAGCGGAAGTAAAAGCCAACGCCGATTACATGGCCCGTTACATGAAGCCTTATGGATGGAATTATATTGTAGTAGATATCCGTTGGTATGTGGCCAACGATAAAGCGCATGGTTATAATGAAGATAATCCTGCCTGTAACATGGATGATTACGGGAGATTTTTACCTGCGGAGAACCGCTTCCCTTCTGCGGCCGGCGGCAAGGGGTTCAAGCCATTGGCCGACTATCTGCATGCTAAAGGATTGAAATTTGGTATCCACATCATGCGTGGGATCCCCGTTGCTGCTGTAAAAAAGAATACGCCGGTTAAAGGAACAGATGTAAAGGCAGCGGATATTTATTCTCCCGCTGATCAATGTAAATGGCTGCACGATATGTATACTATTGTACCCGGCAAACCAGGCGCTCAGGAATATTATAATTCGTTGTTTGAGTTGTATGCATCCTGGGGACTGGATTTTGTTAAGGTGGATGATTTGTCGGCGCCTATTTATTTCGATCAGGAAATTGAAATGATCCGCCGGGCTATTGATGGGTGTGGCAGAAAGATCGTGCTGAGTACTTCCCCCGGAGAAACGCCCCTGGCGCATGCCGGTCATGTTCAGCAGCATGCGAATATGTGGCGTACCGTCGATGATTTCTGGGATAGCTGGGAGCCTTTGAAAGCGCATTTTGATGTATTTGAAAGATGGAATAAGTGGAGAGCCTTCGGGGCATATCCCGATGGCGACATGCTGCCACTCGGGCGTATTGGTATCCGGGCAGAAAGAGGCGATCCCAGGATGACCCGCTTTACACGCAACGAACAATATACACTCATGACCCTCTGGGCGATTTTCAGATCGCCGCTGATGTTCGGAGGAAACCTGCCGGATAACGATTCATTTACATTACAGTTGCTTACCAACAAAGAAGTCTTGAAAGTACTGAACTACAGTACAAACAACCGGCCGCTTTTCAACAAGCCGGATAAAGCCGCATGGACCGCAGATGAGCCTGGCACTACAGCACATTACCTGGCATTGTTTAATCTGCAGGAACAAGCCAGCCCGGTGGCGGTTACACTATCAGAACTGGGGATCAGCGGCCAGTGCCGGATCATCGATCTCTGGACAAACAAAACGGTAGGCCGGTTCTCCGGTGAATTTGCACCTGCCATCGGGCCTCACGGCGCAGGTTTGTATAAAGTAGTTCCTGCAAGGTAA
- a CDS encoding group II truncated hemoglobin produces MTTGKNIPSLYEWAGGMPVFEKLTDEFYKKVVPDELLGPVFKHMSKEHQLHVAHFIAEVFGGPKTYSSSEGSHFAMIQKHLGKHLTEQHRKRWVELLLETADELQLPDDPEFRSAFVAYIEWGTRIAVINSQDGVVNADPEQPMPKWGWGEPGGPYVP; encoded by the coding sequence ATGACAACAGGCAAAAACATTCCATCATTGTATGAATGGGCCGGCGGAATGCCGGTATTTGAAAAACTTACAGACGAGTTCTACAAGAAAGTGGTTCCCGATGAGCTGCTGGGCCCGGTATTCAAACATATGAGCAAGGAACATCAGCTGCATGTGGCACATTTTATTGCAGAAGTTTTTGGAGGTCCGAAGACCTACAGCAGTAGCGAAGGCTCTCATTTCGCGATGATTCAGAAGCACCTGGGCAAACATCTGACAGAGCAGCATAGGAAAAGATGGGTGGAATTGCTGCTGGAAACAGCGGATGAACTACAGCTACCGGATGATCCTGAATTCCGTTCCGCTTTTGTGGCGTATATTGAATGGGGTACCAGAATTGCAGTGATCAATTCGCAGGATGGCGTAGTGAATGCTGATCCGGAACAACCAATGCCCAAATGGGGCTGGGGAGAACCGGGAGGACCGTATGTTCCGTAG
- a CDS encoding glycoside hydrolase family 31 protein — protein sequence MRISIGVLAGTLLASSFSADAQSAWKCLPGESWWGGAVEYAAKAPYGHDSFSFDLNGDVSNNQSAGLLISNRGRWIWSEQPFAYHFRNDSVVITHASGEVKSGAAGNSLASAYRHSSTAFFPSSGKWPDSLLLKAPQYNLWIELLDNPTQDKVMAYARKLLAHHYPPGVLMIDNRWEAYHGAFDFDRNTFPEPRRMMDSLHAMGFKVMLWTCPFIAPDSKMYQVLLGNKYLLLDNEGKNQQAWEHLSKPYIIQWWDGFSACLDLTNPDAMQWLRQRYDLLQQEYQVDGFKFDAGDPYFYDHPGLTAYKNVLPTEHCRLWATVGLKYALNEYRAMWKMGGQPLVQRLSDKEHTWSDLQRLIPGTIAQQLLGYTFTCPDMIGGGQSGSFNEKTKVDQRLFVRSAQCHALMPMMQFSAAPWRVLDDADQQAVRKAVTIREEYLPYILKAVSDAARTGMPAVKPLEFDYPGQGYDTVKDQFLLGDELMVAPVVTPDNKRSVVFPKGKWRYKGRLIKGPSKQTFDVPLDEILVFRKEIPN from the coding sequence ATGAGAATCAGTATAGGTGTTCTGGCGGGTACGCTCCTTGCCAGCAGTTTTTCAGCAGATGCACAATCGGCCTGGAAGTGTTTGCCCGGTGAATCCTGGTGGGGTGGAGCCGTTGAATACGCCGCTAAGGCGCCTTATGGCCACGACTCATTTAGTTTCGATCTCAATGGAGATGTCTCTAACAATCAAAGCGCCGGCCTGCTGATTTCCAACCGTGGAAGATGGATATGGAGCGAACAGCCTTTTGCCTATCATTTCAGGAATGACAGTGTGGTAATCACCCACGCCTCGGGAGAGGTGAAATCCGGAGCAGCCGGCAATTCCCTGGCATCGGCATACCGGCACAGCTCAACTGCTTTCTTTCCTTCTTCCGGAAAATGGCCGGACAGCCTCCTGCTGAAAGCCCCGCAATACAACCTTTGGATAGAGCTGCTCGATAATCCTACGCAGGACAAGGTCATGGCCTATGCCCGGAAACTGCTCGCACATCATTATCCCCCCGGAGTATTGATGATCGATAACCGATGGGAAGCCTATCATGGTGCCTTTGACTTCGACCGCAACACTTTCCCCGAGCCCCGACGGATGATGGATAGCTTACATGCTATGGGCTTCAAAGTAATGTTGTGGACCTGCCCTTTCATCGCTCCCGATAGCAAAATGTACCAGGTACTGCTGGGAAATAAATACCTGCTGCTCGATAATGAAGGTAAAAATCAGCAGGCATGGGAACATCTTTCCAAACCATACATCATTCAATGGTGGGATGGGTTCAGTGCCTGCCTCGATCTGACGAATCCTGATGCCATGCAGTGGCTCCGGCAGCGTTACGATTTACTGCAACAGGAATATCAGGTGGATGGTTTCAAATTCGACGCTGGGGATCCTTATTTCTACGATCATCCCGGCCTGACGGCATATAAAAATGTATTGCCAACCGAGCATTGCCGCCTTTGGGCAACCGTTGGATTAAAATACGCCCTCAACGAATACAGGGCCATGTGGAAGATGGGCGGACAGCCGCTGGTACAGCGCCTTTCAGACAAGGAACATACCTGGAGTGATCTGCAACGGTTGATTCCGGGTACCATTGCACAACAGCTGCTGGGATATACCTTCACCTGTCCGGATATGATCGGCGGAGGACAGTCCGGTTCTTTCAACGAGAAAACGAAAGTAGATCAGCGGCTGTTTGTACGCTCGGCGCAATGCCATGCCCTGATGCCTATGATGCAGTTTTCTGCTGCTCCCTGGAGAGTGCTCGATGATGCCGACCAGCAGGCAGTCAGGAAAGCAGTTACCATCAGGGAGGAGTATCTGCCCTATATCCTGAAAGCAGTAAGCGACGCTGCACGCACTGGTATGCCTGCTGTAAAACCATTGGAGTTCGATTATCCCGGTCAGGGTTATGATACAGTAAAAGATCAGTTCCTGTTGGGTGATGAGCTGATGGTAGCTCCTGTAGTAACACCGGACAATAAACGCAGCGTGGTTTTCCCAAAAGGGAAATGGAGGTACAAAGGCCGGCTGATCAAAGGTCCATCGAAGCAAACATTTGATGTACCATTGGATGAAATATTGGTGTTCCGAAAAGAAATTCCGAATTAG
- a CDS encoding ectonucleotide pyrophosphatase/phosphodiesterase, whose product MKRIVLFVCALLLSVTHIMAQHAKYVILISIDGFRPDFYLDKSWPAPNMQHLKENGVHATGVRGIFPTITYPSHTTLITGVMPARHGICYNTPFEPAGASGRWNSESKLIKAETLWDAVGKAGMISASVSWPVSVGAPVNYNIPETFSLSNPADRRAPTSEQSTPKGLFEEVQRYATGELQSTDMNLRYLGMNETLSRMAAYLIGRYKPNLLTVHLPCTDEVQHRVGREGLEVATAVAAADHGIGTILEAIEKAGISDSTAVIVTGDHGFVDIHTSLAPNVWLAQKGLAGTKDNPGSWKALFHSGGGSTFLKLKDRNDQQTLQQVKAMLNELPEGIRKQFRIIEQPALSKTGADPDAVLALAAVQGIAFSAAKEGDAVKKSNGGAHGYYPDFREIQTGFIACGAGLEKNITVPQLGLEDVAPLVAKLLGITLKQADGVVYPGLIKK is encoded by the coding sequence ATGAAAAGAATTGTTTTATTCGTATGTGCGTTACTGTTATCAGTAACGCACATCATGGCACAACACGCGAAATATGTAATACTGATCAGCATAGATGGCTTCCGGCCCGATTTCTATCTCGATAAATCATGGCCGGCGCCTAACATGCAGCACCTGAAAGAGAATGGTGTACATGCCACGGGCGTGAGAGGTATTTTTCCTACGATTACGTATCCATCCCATACTACCCTGATCACCGGTGTGATGCCTGCCAGGCATGGCATCTGCTATAATACTCCTTTTGAACCTGCAGGAGCGAGCGGCCGCTGGAACTCTGAATCGAAATTGATCAAAGCCGAAACATTATGGGATGCGGTGGGTAAAGCCGGAATGATATCTGCATCTGTTTCCTGGCCCGTATCTGTGGGTGCTCCGGTCAATTACAATATACCGGAAACGTTTTCGCTTAGCAATCCGGCCGACCGCCGCGCGCCTACCAGCGAGCAGTCTACCCCGAAAGGATTGTTTGAAGAAGTACAACGCTATGCCACAGGAGAGTTACAATCCACCGATATGAATCTTCGCTACCTGGGTATGAACGAAACGCTGAGCAGAATGGCTGCTTACCTGATTGGACGTTACAAGCCTAACCTGTTAACCGTGCACCTGCCTTGTACAGATGAAGTACAGCACAGAGTAGGGCGGGAGGGACTGGAAGTAGCTACCGCGGTGGCAGCAGCAGACCATGGCATCGGCACTATACTGGAAGCCATAGAAAAAGCTGGTATCAGCGATAGTACCGCCGTAATTGTAACCGGCGATCATGGTTTTGTGGACATTCACACCTCTCTTGCGCCCAATGTTTGGCTGGCACAAAAAGGCCTTGCTGGAACAAAAGATAATCCGGGCAGCTGGAAAGCCCTGTTCCACAGCGGCGGCGGATCCACTTTCCTGAAACTGAAAGACAGGAATGATCAACAAACCCTGCAACAGGTTAAAGCCATGCTCAATGAGTTACCGGAAGGAATCCGCAAACAGTTCAGGATCATAGAGCAGCCTGCCCTTTCAAAAACGGGCGCGGACCCGGATGCAGTGCTGGCGCTTGCTGCTGTGCAGGGCATCGCGTTCTCAGCTGCAAAGGAGGGCGACGCGGTTAAAAAGTCCAATGGAGGCGCACATGGGTACTATCCTGATTTCAGAGAAATACAAACCGGTTTTATCGCTTGCGGTGCTGGTCTGGAGAAGAACATCACGGTACCACAGCTTGGCCTGGAAGACGTTGCGCCGTTAGTAGCAAAGCTATTAGGCATAACGTTAAAACAGGCGGATGGCGTGGTGTACCCGGGATTAATTAAGAAATAG
- a CDS encoding FecR domain-containing protein: MGHQQESDNNIKVLLQRYLQGTATAEEKKRVEYWYSTLSDQPPVRLSPEEREVLRQSVISGILQKTTPVRAAHRKWIRYAAAVLLLVGAGSVMYTYYSRMTAPTLISAANGSTRSIILPDSSRVMLNAGSTLQIPAGFGRKERTLTLSGEAFFDVRRDPVHPFTIHHGNLTTTVLGTTFDIRAYPGDENVKVAVASGRVQVDIAGAATRRFLLEHHETLQYNISGGDAHKGREDTARIGLWQKQVLDFNGYTLSGMVAELQRQYPVNLQLYTTPADTSHYSIVFHREKIDDILRVLTSLTSMTYKQTKDKIIIYSKTYAK, translated from the coding sequence ATGGGTCATCAACAGGAATCTGATAATAATATAAAGGTGCTGCTGCAGCGATATCTGCAGGGCACTGCCACCGCCGAGGAAAAGAAGCGGGTGGAATATTGGTATAGTACACTCAGCGATCAGCCACCAGTCCGGCTATCGCCTGAGGAAAGAGAAGTACTCAGGCAGTCCGTCATCTCCGGCATATTACAAAAAACAACACCGGTACGGGCAGCACACCGGAAATGGATCCGATATGCCGCTGCTGTACTGTTGCTCGTAGGCGCTGGTAGCGTCATGTATACCTATTACAGTCGCATGACTGCACCCACACTCATCTCCGCAGCCAACGGAAGCACACGAAGTATAATACTACCCGACAGCAGCCGGGTGATGCTGAACGCCGGCAGTACCCTGCAAATCCCCGCCGGCTTCGGCCGGAAGGAGAGGACGCTCACGCTGAGCGGAGAAGCTTTTTTTGACGTCAGGCGCGATCCTGTTCATCCCTTTACCATACATCATGGTAACCTCACTACTACCGTTCTCGGAACTACTTTCGATATACGGGCCTATCCCGGCGATGAAAATGTAAAAGTAGCTGTGGCCAGCGGCCGGGTACAGGTAGATATAGCAGGAGCAGCCACCAGGCGCTTTCTGCTGGAACACCACGAAACACTTCAATACAACATTTCCGGCGGCGATGCGCATAAAGGCCGGGAAGATACCGCCAGAATAGGGCTGTGGCAAAAGCAGGTGCTGGATTTTAACGGGTATACCCTGTCGGGTATGGTAGCCGAGCTGCAACGTCAATATCCTGTCAACCTGCAACTATATACTACTCCCGCAGATACTTCACATTACAGTATCGTTTTCCATCGGGAAAAAATCGACGATATCCTCCGGGTGCTGACCAGTCTTACCAGCATGACCTATAAACAAACAAAAGATAAGATCATCATTTACAGTAAAACCTATGCAAAGTAA